In Candidatus Desulfofervidus auxilii, one genomic interval encodes:
- a CDS encoding damage-control phosphatase ARMT1 family protein produces MRVYLDCVPCFLRQALEAVRLASQDLSIQEKAIRVILQKLSKISWNTSPPHIGREIHTLIKEVTGNPDPYLPLKKRFNQLAINLYPMLEKKVKTANDPFTTTVRLSLAGNMIDFGARPGEKIDIEKEINGALKAPLDKQALEKFKKAVTQAQNILFLGDNAGEVVFDKLLVQEIGPQKITYVVKKKPIINDATLEDAEIVNLTKIVKVIDNGTDFPGTVLSACSKTFINIYEKADLVIAKGQGNYETLNDVKKPIVFLLKIKCPVIAKDIKRNVGDLVIHLNIY; encoded by the coding sequence ATGCGCGTTTATTTAGACTGTGTCCCTTGTTTCCTACGACAGGCATTAGAGGCTGTGCGTTTAGCCTCTCAAGACCTATCTATCCAAGAAAAAGCAATCCGAGTAATTTTGCAAAAGCTAAGTAAGATTTCATGGAATACCTCACCTCCTCACATTGGCCGAGAGATTCACACCCTTATTAAAGAAGTAACAGGTAATCCTGACCCTTATCTTCCCTTAAAAAAGCGATTTAACCAATTGGCTATAAATCTTTATCCTATGCTAGAGAAAAAGGTAAAAACAGCAAATGACCCTTTTACCACTACGGTTAGGCTTTCTTTAGCAGGCAATATGATAGACTTTGGGGCCAGACCCGGGGAGAAAATTGATATAGAGAAAGAAATAAATGGAGCTCTTAAAGCCCCTTTGGATAAGCAAGCGTTAGAAAAATTTAAAAAGGCAGTCACACAAGCGCAAAATATCTTATTTTTAGGAGATAATGCAGGAGAAGTAGTATTTGATAAATTGTTGGTTCAAGAAATAGGACCCCAAAAAATCACCTATGTGGTGAAGAAAAAACCTATTATTAATGATGCCACTTTAGAAGATGCAGAAATAGTTAATTTAACAAAGATAGTAAAAGTAATAGATAATGGAACAGACTTCCCAGGGACTGTGCTATCTGCTTGCAGTAAAACATTTATTAATATTTATGAAAAAGCTGATTTAGTCATAGCCAAAGGCCAAGGAAATTATGAAACCTTAAATGATGTTAAAAAACCCATTGTATTTTTATTAAAAATCAAGTGTCCGGTAATTGCTAAGGATATAAAGAGAAATGTGGGGGACCTGGTTATTCATTTGAATATCTATTGA
- a CDS encoding CGGC domain-containing protein, producing the protein MKKILIVSCNNIRDNHCIGCLKCFKALSRREGEFARYKDEEVEVVGWTTCGGCPGMVIPRVMLVQELAKHYENDYDVIHLGTCMVKATTVSKCQLDLEFIKDKLQTLFGKEVVIGTHTY; encoded by the coding sequence ATGAAGAAAATTTTGATTGTATCTTGCAACAACATTCGGGATAACCATTGCATTGGCTGTTTAAAGTGCTTTAAGGCCTTGAGCAGAAGAGAAGGTGAGTTTGCCAGGTATAAAGATGAAGAGGTTGAGGTAGTGGGTTGGACTACCTGTGGTGGCTGTCCAGGGATGGTTATTCCCAGGGTAATGCTAGTTCAAGAATTGGCAAAACATTATGAAAATGACTATGATGTAATTCACTTAGGCACCTGTATGGTTAAGGCTACTACTGTCTCTAAGTGTCAATTGGATTTAGAGTTTATAAAGGACAAATTACAAACCCTATTTGGTAAAGAAGTAGTTATTGGCACTCATACTTATTAG
- a CDS encoding P-loop NTPase: MKQEKQMPGIDEEAILKPVLTHIKHKLMVLSGKGGVGKSTIAACLAIALAKKGNKVGLLDIDLHGPSIPHLLNIPDILDISPEQKVLPKEIMPNLEVVSMECFMADKDQAVIWRGPLKHAAIRQFIGDVQWGDLDYLVVDSPPGTGDEPLSIAQLIPEAKAIIVTTPQEVALADIRKSITFCHEVDMDIAGIIENMSGFICPHCGKEVDIFKTGGGERTALAFHVEFLGKLPFDLGVVEAGDEGKLIKYMEREDNPYNKALFEIADRLIQRLKEMEIKPVSLDEIRAKNSYKVTIPLKDGKPAPFLTNCDQIAMVHVKDSQIKKVERISPSQQGPIRPKVFVDLGADLVMAKEMKEKAKYVFYKNKVGVVLDIPDATPEELVEKFIKGELGGK; encoded by the coding sequence ATGAAACAAGAAAAACAAATGCCCGGGATAGATGAAGAAGCAATTTTAAAACCCGTCCTTACCCATATTAAGCACAAGTTGATGGTCCTTAGTGGAAAAGGTGGGGTAGGAAAGAGCACTATTGCTGCCTGTTTGGCTATTGCCCTGGCTAAAAAGGGAAATAAAGTAGGCTTATTGGACATAGACTTACACGGCCCTAGCATCCCTCACCTTTTAAATATCCCAGATATTTTAGATATCTCCCCTGAACAAAAGGTTTTGCCCAAGGAAATTATGCCTAATCTGGAAGTAGTATCTATGGAATGTTTTATGGCGGATAAAGACCAGGCAGTAATCTGGCGTGGTCCCTTAAAACATGCGGCCATCAGACAATTTATTGGTGATGTGCAGTGGGGAGACTTGGATTATCTGGTAGTTGACTCTCCTCCAGGCACAGGGGATGAGCCTCTTTCTATTGCCCAATTAATTCCTGAAGCCAAGGCCATCATTGTCACTACTCCTCAAGAAGTAGCCCTAGCTGATATCCGAAAGTCTATTACCTTTTGCCACGAAGTAGATATGGACATTGCCGGCATAATAGAGAATATGAGTGGTTTTATCTGTCCTCACTGTGGAAAAGAAGTGGATATTTTTAAAACAGGTGGGGGAGAAAGGACAGCCTTGGCCTTTCATGTTGAATTTTTGGGGAAATTGCCCTTTGATTTAGGAGTGGTAGAAGCAGGAGATGAAGGCAAACTAATAAAATATATGGAAAGAGAAGATAATCCTTATAATAAGGCACTTTTTGAAATTGCTGATAGATTAATTCAACGTTTAAAAGAAATGGAAATAAAACCTGTATCTTTAGATGAAATTAGGGCAAAAAATAGCTATAAAGTAACTATTCCTTTAAAAGATGGCAAACCTGCACCATTTCTTACTAACTGTGACCAAATAGCCATGGTGCATGTCAAAGATAGTCAGATAAAGAAGGTGGAGCGGATTAGTCCTTCACAGCAAGGGCCTATAAGACCTAAGGTATTTGTGGATTTAGGTGCGGATTTAGTGATGGCCAAGGAGATGAAAGAAAAGGCCAAATATGTTTTTTATAAAAACAAGGTAGGTGTAGTTTTAGATATACCAGATGCCACACCTGAAGAATTAGTTGAAAAATTTATTAAAGGGGAATTAGGAGGTAAATAA
- a CDS encoding nucleoside recognition domain-containing protein yields the protein MSIQPFLSALKYLSFMIPSMMAGVILINFIVLLGYLNRLSWLLKPIMKMGHLRSECAMSFITAFASPTAANTMLMELYQKGIISKKELFLSSMANSFPAILTHWRTMLPIIIPLLGWVGLVYFFILVVIGFFKTALVFFIGRFLLPPPSSNFVINKMNHSLPVKQAFKESLIRSKSVLKRIVLTTIPITILSFYLIYLGFFSHLTQWLHPVIHLLPLPPEALSIIVAQFGGHLPAYTLASNFLVNHLLGSKEVILALLWGTVVTSIVSLRYYLPYYWGIFGPHLGTQLMLISTGLRQILIIMIAIFIHWWF from the coding sequence ATGTCAATACAACCTTTTTTATCTGCCCTTAAATACCTTTCCTTTATGATTCCTTCCATGATGGCCGGTGTTATTTTAATTAACTTTATTGTCTTACTTGGTTATCTCAATCGGCTTTCTTGGCTGCTTAAGCCCATTATGAAAATGGGACATCTGCGTTCTGAATGTGCCATGAGTTTTATCACTGCCTTTGCCTCTCCCACCGCCGCCAATACCATGCTTATGGAGCTTTATCAAAAAGGCATAATTAGCAAAAAAGAACTATTTTTATCTTCTATGGCCAACTCCTTTCCCGCCATATTGACACATTGGCGGACTATGCTTCCTATCATAATTCCCCTCTTGGGTTGGGTTGGGCTGGTCTATTTTTTCATCTTAGTAGTAATAGGTTTTTTCAAAACTGCCTTGGTTTTTTTCATCGGAAGATTTTTATTACCGCCGCCCTCTTCTAATTTTGTTATAAATAAAATGAATCATTCCCTTCCTGTCAAACAGGCCTTTAAGGAAAGTTTAATCAGGTCTAAATCTGTGTTAAAACGCATTGTTCTGACTACTATTCCCATCACTATTTTGAGCTTTTACCTCATTTATTTAGGTTTTTTTTCTCATCTTACCCAGTGGCTTCATCCTGTTATTCATTTATTGCCTTTACCACCAGAGGCTTTATCTATCATTGTGGCTCAGTTTGGGGGGCATTTACCTGCTTATACTCTAGCCTCCAATTTTCTGGTCAACCACCTTTTGGGCAGCAAGGAAGTTATCTTGGCTTTACTCTGGGGCACTGTAGTAACCAGCATTGTTTCTCTTCGTTATTATCTCCCCTATTACTGGGGCATTTTTGGCCCTCATTTAGGCACACAGCTTATGCTGATTTCCACTGGTTTAAGGCAAATTCTTATCATTATGATAGCAATTTTTATCCACTGGTGGTTCTGA
- a CDS encoding ATP-binding protein, whose protein sequence is MKELVIISGKGGTGKTTITAAFAALAKDKVLADTDVDAPDLHLLLAPKIKHEESFKGGHYAIIDKEKCIQCGECRELCRFDAISEEFEIDPIDCEGCGVCVHFCPEEAIVFPQRTCGKWFISDSRFGPLVHAQLDIAQENSGLLATLVRQQAKIIAQEKGYDLIIVDGPPGIGCPVIATITGASVVMIVTEPTPSGLHDLERVWQLAFKHFGIPCLACINKFDLNLPMTQKIEEFCPKNNIILTGKIPFDPKVTQALVNGKTLIEYQTFTAPIVAQMWEKVYKFLYED, encoded by the coding sequence ATGAAGGAACTGGTTATTATCAGTGGTAAGGGTGGGACAGGGAAGACCACTATTACCGCGGCCTTTGCTGCCTTAGCCAAAGATAAGGTATTGGCAGACACAGATGTAGATGCCCCTGATTTACACCTTCTTCTTGCTCCGAAGATAAAACATGAAGAATCTTTTAAAGGCGGTCACTACGCCATCATTGATAAAGAAAAATGTATTCAATGCGGAGAGTGCCGAGAACTCTGTCGTTTTGACGCCATTAGTGAAGAATTTGAAATAGACCCTATTGACTGCGAGGGATGTGGTGTCTGTGTCCATTTTTGTCCTGAAGAGGCCATAGTCTTTCCCCAACGCACCTGTGGAAAGTGGTTTATCTCGGATAGCCGGTTTGGCCCTCTGGTTCATGCCCAGTTGGATATTGCTCAAGAAAATTCAGGACTTTTAGCTACCTTAGTGCGTCAACAGGCAAAAATTATAGCTCAAGAAAAAGGTTATGATTTGATTATAGTAGACGGTCCGCCGGGTATTGGTTGTCCGGTGATTGCTACTATAACTGGAGCAAGTGTAGTGATGATTGTTACGGAACCCACTCCTTCAGGTCTGCATGATTTAGAACGAGTCTGGCAATTGGCTTTTAAACACTTTGGAATTCCCTGTCTGGCTTGTATCAATAAATTTGATTTAAATCTCCCAATGACCCAAAAAATAGAGGAATTTTGTCCCAAAAATAATATTATTTTAACGGGCAAAATTCCCTTTGACCCCAAGGTAACCCAAGCCTTGGTTAATGGTAAAACACTCATAGAATATCAAACCTTCACAGCCCCAATAGTTGCCCAGATGTGGGAAAAGGTTTATAAATTTTTATATGAAGACTGA
- a CDS encoding DnaJ domain-containing protein, whose amino-acid sequence MKTEKAFSYEDLIWAREILGLPLLATQREIKQAYQQMVRKWHPDRCADKDAHQKMAEINRAYEIIVNYCRHYRYKFDLETFRKNMIGTEWWWLDKFGQDPIWSNKVEDD is encoded by the coding sequence ATGAAGACTGAAAAGGCATTTTCCTATGAAGACTTGATTTGGGCACGGGAAATATTAGGTTTGCCTTTATTAGCCACTCAAAGGGAAATAAAGCAGGCTTATCAGCAGATGGTGCGCAAGTGGCATCCTGACCGTTGTGCAGATAAAGATGCCCATCAAAAAATGGCTGAGATTAATAGGGCATATGAAATCATAGTTAATTATTGCCGTCATTATCGTTATAAATTTGATCTGGAGACCTTCCGCAAAAATATGATTGGCACAGAATGGTGGTGGTTGGATAAATTTGGGCAAGACCCTATCTGGAGCAATAAGGTAGAAGATGACTGA
- a CDS encoding ATP-binding protein has protein sequence MIICIASGKGGTGKTTIAANLAAVLAEKAQYLDCDVEEPNGHLFLRPNIEHSEPVSVPVPKVDMEKCDFCRECAEFCQFNAIAVLGKNILTFPELCHSCGGCKLICPKEAISEIPKEIGKLEKGMAGEVEFIHGHLRIGEAMAVPLIERVKKEIKSHKIAIIDAPPGTSCPVIAALKGADVALLVTEPTPFGLFDLKLAVGVVRILKIPLAIVVNRADLGDKKVFDYCAKEDIPILMTIPFSKDIAQTYAKGELLVKQPKWQDRFLALWHQIKETMGGQK, from the coding sequence ATGATAATTTGTATTGCCAGTGGTAAGGGAGGAACAGGAAAAACCACCATTGCTGCCAATTTAGCTGCAGTCTTGGCAGAAAAGGCTCAATATTTAGATTGTGATGTAGAAGAGCCAAATGGACACTTGTTTTTAAGGCCAAACATTGAGCATTCTGAACCTGTTTCTGTGCCAGTCCCAAAAGTTGATATGGAAAAGTGTGATTTTTGCCGTGAGTGTGCCGAATTTTGCCAATTTAACGCCATTGCGGTCTTAGGCAAAAACATCCTTACCTTCCCTGAACTCTGCCACAGTTGTGGAGGGTGTAAGTTAATCTGTCCTAAAGAGGCCATTTCTGAAATCCCTAAAGAAATAGGCAAATTGGAAAAGGGAATGGCAGGGGAAGTAGAGTTTATCCATGGCCACTTACGGATTGGTGAAGCCATGGCGGTGCCTTTAATTGAACGGGTAAAAAAAGAAATCAAATCCCATAAAATTGCCATCATAGATGCCCCTCCAGGCACTTCCTGTCCTGTCATTGCCGCCTTAAAAGGGGCAGATGTGGCCCTTCTGGTCACTGAACCCACTCCCTTTGGGCTATTTGACTTAAAATTGGCCGTAGGGGTAGTGCGTATATTAAAGATTCCTTTAGCAATAGTAGTAAATCGTGCTGACTTAGGTGATAAAAAAGTGTTTGATTATTGTGCCAAAGAAGACATTCCCATTCTGATGACTATACCATTTAGCAAAGACATTGCCCAGACATACGCCAAAGGTGAATTATTAGTAAAACAGCCCAAATGGCAAGACCGGTTTTTAGCCTTGTGGCATCAGATAAAGGAAACAATGGGAGGCCAAAAATGA
- a CDS encoding NUDIX domain-containing protein translates to MRKKELLCPHCGKVVLVYKNPIPTVDIIIEVSGGIILIKRKNPPYGWALPGGFVDYGESLEEAAVREAREETGLEVKLIRQFHTYSAPDRDPRQHTITTVYIAQAKGIPKAGDDALEVASFSKENLPSPIVFDHPKILADYFNHRF, encoded by the coding sequence ATGCGTAAGAAAGAACTCCTTTGTCCTCATTGCGGAAAAGTAGTATTGGTTTATAAAAATCCTATCCCTACGGTGGACATCATTATAGAAGTTTCTGGGGGTATCATTCTTATCAAACGGAAGAATCCACCTTATGGCTGGGCCCTTCCAGGTGGTTTTGTAGATTATGGTGAGAGTCTAGAAGAGGCCGCAGTGAGAGAAGCTAGAGAAGAGACAGGTCTGGAAGTAAAACTTATAAGACAGTTTCACACTTATTCTGCCCCTGACCGTGACCCCCGCCAACACACTATCACCACGGTTTATATTGCTCAAGCAAAGGGAATACCTAAGGCAGGAGATGATGCTTTAGAAGTAGCTAGTTTTTCTAAAGAGAATTTACCTTCACCCATTGTCTTTGACCACCCTAAGATTTTGGCCGATTATTTTAATCATCGCTTCTGA
- a CDS encoding CGGC domain-containing protein, with product MKKAGIIRCLNTEAMCPGTACFKMAKEGKMGFESVGSVEVIGHVTCGGCPGKQILPRAEKMIEKGAEVIVLSSCIVGKHPGGRYYPCPFLPQIKQILETHIRDKAQIIYGTH from the coding sequence ATGAAAAAGGCAGGAATTATTAGGTGCTTAAACACAGAAGCCATGTGTCCTGGAACTGCTTGTTTTAAAATGGCAAAAGAGGGGAAAATGGGTTTTGAAAGTGTGGGTTCAGTGGAAGTAATAGGTCATGTGACTTGCGGTGGTTGTCCTGGAAAGCAAATCTTACCCCGGGCTGAAAAAATGATAGAAAAGGGGGCGGAGGTAATTGTTTTATCTTCTTGCATAGTAGGTAAACACCCAGGAGGAAGATACTATCCATGTCCTTTTCTACCTCAAATTAAACAGATTTTAGAAACACATATTAGAGATAAAGCGCAAATCATTTATGGGACGCACTAA
- a CDS encoding NifB/NifX family molybdenum-iron cluster-binding protein — protein sequence MRIAIPVSDGQLSPHFGHAPEFAVIDVINGEITSVHYLTPPPHEPGSLPGWMHELQVDVIICGGMGMRAQQFFHQYGIEVIVGAPSLPVEEVVQQYLAGTLETGENICDH from the coding sequence ATGCGGATTGCCATACCAGTATCTGATGGTCAACTCAGTCCTCACTTTGGGCATGCACCTGAGTTTGCAGTCATAGATGTAATAAATGGAGAAATAACTAGTGTTCATTATCTTACCCCGCCTCCCCACGAACCAGGCAGTCTACCTGGCTGGATGCATGAGTTGCAAGTAGATGTGATTATTTGTGGTGGTATGGGTATGCGTGCTCAACAATTTTTTCATCAATATGGTATAGAGGTAATTGTTGGAGCGCCAAGTCTACCTGTAGAAGAAGTAGTGCAACAATATTTGGCTGGCACGTTAGAAACTGGTGAAAATATTTGTGATCATTAA
- a CDS encoding iron-sulfur cluster assembly scaffold protein: MTEDYFDKLVADLQRKVIDSARKIYSDKVLACWENPKNFGKLPVYNAHACVKGKCGDTVEIFLQIENKRIKDISFLTDGCIGSIVCNATLTDMAKGKSLEEVLNLSPEDIINILGGLPEAERHCAELAVKTLNEAIRNF, translated from the coding sequence ATGACTGAGGATTATTTTGATAAATTAGTAGCTGATTTACAGAGAAAGGTAATAGATTCTGCCAGGAAAATTTACTCTGATAAAGTTTTGGCATGCTGGGAAAATCCAAAAAATTTTGGCAAATTACCTGTTTATAACGCTCATGCCTGTGTTAAGGGAAAGTGTGGAGACACAGTAGAGATATTTTTACAAATTGAAAATAAACGCATTAAAGATATCTCATTCCTCACTGACGGTTGCATTGGAAGCATTGTTTGTAACGCAACGCTCACAGACATGGCAAAAGGAAAATCTTTAGAAGAGGTCTTGAATTTAAGCCCTGAAGACATTATTAATATACTGGGTGGGTTGCCTGAGGCAGAAAGGCATTGTGCCGAGCTAGCGGTAAAAACATTAAATGAGGCTATAAGGAATTTTTAG
- a CDS encoding FmdB family zinc ribbon protein → MPTYTYQCHNCAYLFEKEQKITDPPLTTCPKCGGPVKRVITGGLGFILKGSGFYATDYKRKSTPQKAEKKKEECCGQTNPCSNPKRCCQKH, encoded by the coding sequence ATGCCCACTTATACCTATCAATGTCACAATTGTGCTTATTTATTTGAAAAAGAACAAAAAATTACTGACCCCCCTTTAACCACCTGTCCTAAATGTGGTGGACCAGTGAAACGGGTTATTACTGGTGGGCTGGGTTTTATTTTAAAAGGCAGTGGTTTTTATGCTACTGATTACAAACGGAAGTCTACTCCACAAAAGGCAGAAAAGAAGAAAGAGGAATGTTGTGGTCAGACTAATCCTTGTAGTAATCCCAAGCGATGTTGCCAAAAGCACTAG